A region of Ailuropoda melanoleuca isolate Jingjing unplaced genomic scaffold, ASM200744v2 unplaced-scaffold8469, whole genome shotgun sequence DNA encodes the following proteins:
- the LOC105235317 gene encoding LOW QUALITY PROTEIN: olfactory receptor 4K15 (The sequence of the model RefSeq protein was modified relative to this genomic sequence to represent the inferred CDS: deleted 1 base in 1 codon), which produces MDQGNKSGVTKFILHGLSGSRELQLFYFAFFTLFYVSVVLGNLLIVLTVISEPALHTPMYFLLSNHSLIDVCLSTPATRKMITDFLMEHKTISFDVCMTQIFFLHVFAGGERMLLVAMAYDRYVAICRPLYYAIMSLRKCTSLVVGSWLIGVLHSLSQLVFTVSLPFCGPNKVDSYFCDLLLVIKLACTNTFTLEVLMLSDSGLMATSSSVLLLISYMVILVTVQWHPSAGMAKARATLTAHIIVVTLFFGPCIFIYAWPFSILPVDMVLSIFYTIFTPLLSPMIYALRNKEVISAMQKLRSRQVCF; this is translated from the exons ATGGACCAAGGAAATAAATCAGGAGTGACTAAATTTATACTGCATGGTCTTTCAGGTTCTCGAGAGCTACAACttttctattttgcattttttacacTTTTCTATGTATCCGTTGTGCTGGGTAACCTCCTCATTGTGCTT ACTGTTATCTCTGAACCTGCACtacacacacccatgtacttccTACTCAGTAACCACTCCCTCATTGATGTGTGTCTATCCACCCCTGCCACCCGCAAAATGATTACTGATTTCCTTATGGAGCACAAGACCATCTCTTTTGATGTCTGTATGACCCAGATATTCTTTCTGCATGTCTTTGCTGGTGGTGAAAGGATGCTCCTTGTGGCTATGGCTTATGACAGATATGTTGCCATATGCCGACCCCTGTACTATGCAATCATGAGTCTGCGCAAGTGCACAAGCCTTGTGGTGGGCTCCTGGCTCATCGGGGTTTTGCACTCACTAAGTCAGTTGGTGTTCACAGTAAGCCTTCCTTTCTGTGGCCCCAATAAAGTGGACAGTTACTTCTGTGACCTTCTCCTGGTAATCAAACTTGCCTGCACCAATACCTTTACTCTTGAGGTACTGATGCTTTCAGACAGTGGTCTAATGGCCACGAGCTCCTCTGTGCTCTTGCTGATCTCCTACATGGTCATCCTGGTTACCGTGCAATGGCATCCTTCAGCAGGCATGGCCAAGGCAAGGGCCACCCTGACTGCCCATATCATTGTGGTGACCCTCTTCTTTGGGCCCTGCATCTTCATTTATGCCTGGCCTTTTAGCATTCTCCCAGTGGATATGGTTCTCTccatattttatactattttcaCCCCTCTTTTAAGCCCCATGATCTATGCCTTAAGAAATAAGGAGGTAATATCAGCAATGCAAAAGCTAAGGAGTCGACAAGTGTGTTTCTGA